The following are encoded in a window of Pseudofrancisella aestuarii genomic DNA:
- a CDS encoding SUF system Fe-S cluster assembly regulator: MLKISKLLDYALLVVVTIAKNSDAPYSASKISEVTGLNLPTVRKLLNLLNIGGIIISKRGIEGGYALARNADQISMLDIVKSIETDVNITECCDTFKNSCLMKKCSLHSYWKIVNHKILDMFANTSIDEILTIEKSNKF; this comes from the coding sequence ATGTTAAAAATTAGTAAATTACTAGATTATGCACTCCTTGTTGTGGTAACTATAGCAAAAAATAGTGATGCCCCATATAGTGCTTCAAAAATTTCAGAAGTTACGGGCCTTAATTTACCGACTGTTAGGAAATTGCTAAATTTACTTAATATAGGTGGAATTATTATATCAAAACGTGGAATAGAAGGTGGTTATGCTTTAGCAAGAAATGCTGATCAAATTAGCATGTTAGATATCGTGAAATCTATTGAAACAGATGTTAATATTACAGAATGTTGCGATACGTTTAAAAATTCATGTCTTATGAAAAAATGTAGCTTGCATAGTTACTGGAAAATAGTAAACCATAAAATTTTAGATATGTTCGCAAATACATCAATTGATGAAATCTTAACTATTGAAAAAAGTAACAAATTTTAA
- the sufB gene encoding Fe-S cluster assembly protein SufB: MSKNLDKIIDQDYEHGFFTNIEQETIEPGLNEDVIRLISARKNEPEFMLEWRLKAYARWKEMVEPEWANLNYPKIDFQSISYYSSPKSLKDHPKSLDEVDPEIIETYNKLGIPLHEQEMLAGVKNIAVDAVFDSVSVVTTFKEKLSEAGVIFCPISEALQKYPELVQKYLGSVVPQGDNFFAALNAAVFSDGSFVYIPKGVHCPMELSTYFRINAMNTGQFERTLIVADEDSYVSYLEGCTAPMRDENQLHAAVVELVAMKGAEIKYSTVQNWYPGDKNGKGGIYNFVTKRGVCKGDNSKISWTQVETGSAITWKYPSVVLRGDNSIGEFYSVALTRHAQKADTGTKMIHLGKNTKSTIISKGISAGKAQNAYRGLVRISPNADNARNFSQCDSLLIGHNCGAHTYPYIENKSNSSQIEHEATTSKISDDQLFYCQQRGMSTEDAIAMIVNGFCKEVFKKLPLEFAVEAQKLMEVSLEGAVG, encoded by the coding sequence ATGAGTAAAAATTTAGATAAAATAATAGATCAAGACTATGAACATGGTTTTTTTACTAATATTGAGCAGGAAACCATAGAACCAGGTCTTAACGAAGATGTTATTAGGCTTATTTCTGCTAGAAAGAATGAGCCTGAATTTATGCTTGAATGGCGTCTTAAAGCTTATGCTAGATGGAAAGAAATGGTTGAGCCTGAATGGGCAAATCTTAATTATCCAAAAATTGATTTTCAATCTATAAGCTATTATTCAAGTCCTAAGTCTTTAAAAGATCATCCGAAGAGCCTTGATGAAGTAGATCCAGAGATAATCGAAACATATAATAAGCTTGGTATTCCATTGCATGAGCAGGAGATGTTGGCAGGAGTTAAGAATATAGCGGTAGATGCTGTGTTTGATTCAGTTTCTGTTGTTACAACATTTAAAGAAAAATTATCAGAAGCTGGAGTTATATTCTGTCCAATATCAGAAGCTTTACAAAAGTATCCTGAGTTAGTACAGAAATATTTAGGCTCTGTAGTCCCTCAAGGTGATAACTTTTTTGCAGCTTTAAATGCAGCAGTATTTAGTGATGGTTCATTTGTTTACATACCTAAAGGTGTGCACTGTCCAATGGAGCTTTCTACATACTTTAGAATTAATGCTATGAATACTGGGCAATTTGAGAGAACTTTGATTGTAGCAGATGAAGATAGTTATGTAAGTTATCTAGAGGGTTGTACAGCTCCAATGAGAGATGAAAACCAGCTTCATGCAGCTGTAGTTGAATTGGTTGCAATGAAAGGCGCAGAAATTAAATACTCAACGGTACAAAACTGGTATCCAGGTGATAAAAATGGAAAAGGTGGTATTTATAATTTTGTGACTAAAAGAGGGGTATGTAAAGGAGATAACTCAAAGATATCTTGGACACAGGTTGAAACTGGCTCAGCGATTACTTGGAAATATCCTTCTGTAGTCTTAAGAGGAGATAATTCTATTGGGGAATTTTATTCAGTAGCTCTTACTAGACATGCTCAAAAAGCAGATACTGGAACAAAAATGATCCATTTAGGAAAAAATACTAAAAGTACTATAATTTCAAAAGGGATATCGGCTGGTAAAGCACAAAATGCTTACCGTGGACTAGTTAGAATATCTCCTAATGCAGATAATGCTCGTAATTTCTCACAGTGTGATTCATTACTGATAGGACATAATTGTGGTGCTCATACTTATCCATATATTGAAAACAAAAGTAATAGCTCACAAATAGAACATGAGGCAACAACATCAAAAATCTCTGATGATCAACTTTTTTATTGCCAACAAAGAGGTATGTCAACAGAGGATGCAATTGCGATGATTGTAAACGGTTTTTGTAAAGAGGTTTTCAAAAAACTGCCTCTTGAGTTTGCAGTTGAAGCACAAAAGCTTATGGAAGTAAGCTTAGAAGGTGCAGTTGGTTAA
- the sufC gene encoding Fe-S cluster assembly ATPase SufC — protein sequence MLLEIKDLHVNVAGKEILKGLNLKVNKGEVHAIMGPNGAGKSTLGNVLAGKEGYEITKGSIKFNNKDIKDLGISERAAAGIFLSLQYPIEIPGVSNVQFLKTALNSIKKANGEGEIDAISFMKKLKENMKTLEIDQKYMSRGVNEGFSGGEKKRNEMLQLMMLEPKLAILDETDSGLDIDALQIVSKGANSMRSPDRSFLVITHYQRLLNHIQPDFVHVLADGKIVKTADKSLALELEEKGYSWLNS from the coding sequence ATGTTATTAGAAATAAAAGATTTACATGTAAATGTAGCAGGTAAAGAAATTCTAAAGGGTCTTAACTTAAAAGTTAATAAAGGCGAAGTCCATGCAATCATGGGACCAAATGGTGCTGGAAAAAGTACTTTAGGGAATGTGTTAGCTGGAAAAGAAGGATATGAGATAACAAAAGGCTCTATTAAGTTTAATAACAAAGATATAAAAGATCTTGGTATATCTGAAAGAGCTGCGGCAGGTATATTTTTGAGTTTACAATATCCAATTGAAATACCTGGGGTTAGTAATGTTCAATTTTTAAAGACTGCTCTTAATAGTATAAAAAAAGCTAATGGTGAAGGTGAAATTGATGCTATTTCTTTTATGAAAAAATTAAAAGAAAACATGAAAACTTTAGAAATAGACCAAAAGTATATGAGTAGAGGAGTTAATGAAGGGTTTTCTGGTGGAGAGAAAAAAAGAAATGAAATGCTTCAGCTTATGATGCTTGAGCCTAAATTAGCTATTCTTGATGAAACAGATTCTGGACTTGATATTGATGCTTTACAAATAGTTTCTAAAGGTGCTAATAGTATGAGGTCTCCAGATAGAAGCTTTCTAGTTATCACACATTACCAAAGACTTTTAAATCACATTCAGCCTGATTTTGTACATGTCTTGGCCGATGGAAAAATTGTAAAAACAGCTGATAAAAGCTTAGCTCTAGAATTAGAAGAGAAGGGTTATTCTTGGTTAAATAGCTAA
- a CDS encoding SufD family Fe-S cluster assembly protein, whose translation MLIDKNMLPTTKQESWKYTNIASIYQKNNIDELLIESEATKDYLKNFKFDTNENVVIILDGVLAIDYNNKLNHISKLEFNEDNRDMSKIAKDNAKSFCINIPKDTKEDLSLIFINTEYAKNKLTNVALKLDVEMFSHVNLDIDYVNLTKSSALNLFLDIDIADSAKVTYTNNSDNANNKDFIITSNYLINFGENAEFNGFCILNKDHLLRKDIVVNLNESHSRFDLRGLYLLSDVACADVCCLVNHKASDTYSNVNFRGVVNGSSKAWFNAKAVVHEKIKGIQAYQNNKNVQLSKKAEINTKPELEILSDDVICTHGATIGELDKNALFYLQSRGLSLIEAQHILLESFIKSQITSEDLLLEDSQKADFLSSLEDILKSIL comes from the coding sequence ATGCTAATAGATAAAAATATGTTACCAACTACAAAACAAGAGAGTTGGAAATATACAAATATTGCTAGTATCTATCAAAAGAATAATATAGATGAACTTTTGATAGAGTCTGAAGCGACTAAAGATTATCTTAAAAACTTTAAATTTGATACTAATGAAAATGTGGTTATTATTTTAGATGGTGTTTTAGCTATAGATTATAATAATAAACTTAACCATATCTCTAAATTAGAATTTAATGAAGATAATAGAGATATGTCTAAAATAGCAAAAGATAATGCAAAGTCTTTTTGTATAAATATACCTAAGGATACAAAAGAAGACCTTAGCCTAATTTTTATAAATACTGAATATGCAAAAAATAAGTTAACTAATGTTGCTTTAAAGTTAGATGTTGAAATGTTTTCTCACGTAAATTTAGATATAGACTATGTGAACTTAACAAAAAGCTCAGCCTTAAATCTGTTTTTAGATATAGATATAGCAGACTCAGCTAAAGTAACATATACAAATAATTCAGATAATGCTAATAACAAAGATTTTATTATTACATCTAATTACCTAATTAACTTTGGTGAAAATGCTGAATTTAATGGTTTCTGTATACTTAATAAAGATCATCTTTTGAGAAAAGATATTGTTGTTAACCTAAATGAGTCTCACTCAAGATTTGATTTACGTGGACTTTATTTACTATCAGATGTTGCTTGTGCTGATGTGTGTTGTTTAGTTAATCATAAAGCTTCTGATACTTATAGTAACGTTAATTTTCGTGGAGTTGTAAATGGCTCTTCAAAAGCTTGGTTTAATGCAAAAGCGGTAGTACATGAAAAAATTAAAGGAATACAAGCTTATCAAAATAACAAAAATGTACAGTTAAGTAAAAAAGCAGAAATTAATACAAAGCCAGAATTAGAGATTCTTTCTGATGATGTGATATGTACCCATGGAGCTACTATTGGTGAGTTGGATAAAAATGCTTTGTTTTATCTACAATCACGAGGACTATCTTTGATAGAAGCTCAACATATACTTCTTGAAAGTTTTATAAAATCACAAATAACATCAGAAGATCTTTTATTAGAGGATAGTCAAAAAGCAGACTTTCTAAGCTCTTTAGAAGATATTCTCAAGTCTATTCTCTAA